One genomic segment of Alkalimarinus alittae includes these proteins:
- a CDS encoding glycosyltransferase translates to MKILHVIDSGGFYGAEAMLVELALEQIKAGHSVTICSIGTPSEPEKPIEKVCKERGIKVYPLRMKAGLNLLGGMNIVNYAKQHGFDLFHSHGYKGNILLGILPKFIRAIPLVTTLHGWTSTSGLTKMRIYETLDALLLPRMDCVVLVSEAMLNRKEILGRKLNYLTVISNGISQTTPRVDSKDEIVKKIRSLKVEGPVIGSVGRLSYEKGYDVLLEAFKLIIIDQPKAILVIIGDGRLRQELEEQAMNLEVFKNIIFTGYLDNAGKYISEFDVYVNSSRTEGTPITLVECLRSGVKIVATNVGGNRTVLDDGDLGELVEECDAKLVANAIQTALTRESEELELKRKLYFKEHYSSEKMNANYEKAYKALVN, encoded by the coding sequence ATGAAAATACTACATGTAATAGATAGTGGTGGTTTTTACGGTGCAGAGGCCATGCTGGTTGAACTTGCGTTAGAGCAAATAAAGGCTGGCCACTCTGTAACTATATGCAGTATTGGGACGCCCAGTGAACCCGAGAAGCCGATTGAAAAAGTATGTAAAGAGAGAGGCATTAAAGTTTACCCTCTTAGGATGAAAGCAGGGCTAAATCTTTTAGGTGGAATGAATATTGTGAACTATGCCAAGCAGCATGGGTTTGATCTATTCCATAGTCATGGCTATAAAGGGAATATTCTTCTAGGCATTCTTCCAAAGTTTATTAGGGCTATTCCACTTGTTACGACTTTGCATGGTTGGACTTCGACTAGTGGCTTAACAAAAATGAGAATCTATGAAACACTCGATGCGTTACTGCTTCCTCGGATGGATTGTGTGGTTTTGGTTAGTGAGGCAATGCTTAACCGCAAAGAAATTCTAGGCCGGAAACTCAACTACTTGACTGTAATTAGTAATGGAATTTCACAAACTACACCTAGGGTTGATTCAAAAGATGAAATAGTAAAGAAGATAAGGTCCTTGAAAGTAGAAGGGCCAGTCATTGGCTCTGTGGGTCGGCTATCATATGAGAAAGGCTATGACGTATTATTAGAAGCTTTTAAGTTAATTATTATAGATCAACCTAAAGCAATTCTGGTCATTATAGGTGATGGACGATTGAGACAAGAGCTTGAGGAACAAGCAATGAATCTAGAGGTGTTTAAAAACATAATATTTACTGGCTATTTAGATAATGCGGGGAAATATATATCAGAATTTGATGTTTATGTTAATAGTTCTAGAACAGAAGGAACCCCAATTACGCTAGTTGAATGTTTAAGGTCTGGAGTAAAAATAGTAGCTACTAATGTGGGTGGAAATAGAACCGTATTAGATGACGGGGATTTAGGGGAGTTAGTTGAAGAGTGTGATGCTAAATTGGTTGCGAATGCTATACAAACAGCTTTAACTAGAGAATCTGAAGAGCTTGAATTAAAGAGAAAACTCTATTTTAAGGAGCACTATTCATCGGAAAAAATGAATGCTAACTACGAAAAAGCTTATAAAGCTTTGGTTAATTAA
- a CDS encoding glycosyltransferase produces the protein MKNDNHLWVCWEDHRRSRELAKALNYTYTPLIHAGNRLRRYPVLIVKTVRLIKEKKPTVVICQNPSIVLTFLLCCLKKINNFKLIVDRHTNFKFKTIKSWNPKWRIFHFLSKLTIKYADLTIVTNEPLKEIVEEWGGKGFVLQDKLPELDKGKITPLEGRVNIAFVCTYSDDEPYEKVIKLFNTLPEDIHLYVTGNFNKWVDLADGKIVVPKNVHLLGFVDEEQYQSLIKSVDIVMVLTDLEYVLNCGAYEAISVDKPLILSDTLTIRSYFKYGITYTKLDESSLVQSIKDSVNNKDKHSWDIIDNKIRMVSEWEGRKANLEAVVSSL, from the coding sequence ATGAAGAACGATAATCATCTTTGGGTATGTTGGGAAGATCACCGGCGGTCACGAGAGCTCGCAAAAGCACTTAACTATACTTACACACCACTAATCCATGCTGGTAATAGGTTGAGAAGATATCCTGTTTTAATAGTTAAAACAGTACGCCTTATTAAAGAAAAAAAACCAACGGTTGTAATCTGTCAAAATCCATCAATAGTTCTAACATTTTTACTCTGCTGCCTTAAAAAAATTAATAACTTTAAATTGATTGTTGATCGTCATACTAATTTTAAATTTAAAACTATCAAAAGCTGGAACCCAAAATGGCGAATTTTCCATTTTTTGAGTAAATTGACAATCAAGTATGCAGATTTAACAATCGTGACTAATGAACCTTTGAAAGAGATTGTAGAAGAATGGGGTGGTAAAGGCTTCGTTCTTCAAGATAAGCTACCTGAATTAGACAAAGGTAAAATTACACCGCTTGAGGGTAGGGTTAATATAGCTTTTGTGTGTACCTACAGTGATGATGAACCATATGAGAAAGTAATTAAGCTATTTAATACTCTTCCTGAAGATATTCATTTATATGTTACAGGTAATTTTAATAAGTGGGTTGATTTGGCCGATGGAAAGATAGTAGTCCCTAAAAATGTTCACTTATTAGGCTTTGTTGATGAAGAGCAATACCAGTCTCTTATAAAGTCAGTAGATATTGTTATGGTCTTAACTGATTTAGAATATGTACTTAATTGTGGAGCGTATGAGGCAATTTCAGTTGATAAGCCATTAATACTTTCTGACACCTTAACAATAAGGTCCTATTTTAAATATGGCATCACTTATACTAAGCTTGATGAGTCTAGTTTAGTGCAATCTATTAAAGATTCTGTAAATAACAAAGATAAGCATTCTTGGGATATTATAGACAATAAGATTAGAATGGTAAGTGAGTGGGAAGGGAGAAAAGCAAACTTAGAAGCAGTAGTCAGTAGTTTATAA
- a CDS encoding O-antigen ligase family protein yields MTNINVKHEKASQRSVNQVKPILVYLTCIYVITWYLQLGLRVDILGKIRFEFILGVFLIISAVIHASNSRDKPSPLTPYIYMYIFTLLFSIVFSYDRSHSIDIFVDRVVKFSMLALFISSFIRNTWALKLFLAAFLLACFKMGQEGFLGWYTGSLVWQNQGIMRLHGSTPLYLHPNSFAGMALGTLPFIYFLFPLASKTIKVFFACLTIFSLVIIIFSGSRTAYVGLAVVIFYAIFKTGLSKKYLIIMLFGLSISASFIPDSYIERFESIFTGKEKEGNSSGARLKIIEDAIEIYLSHPLGVGVAAFPKVRTDTFGRTQDTHNLYLEVLTNIGIQGFIIFFLLVYNTIKLNKINIAKTKHLLGKSKLINGNSENTIELKILAATSQALVLFLLIRLTLGLFGMDLYEIYWWLAIGLTISIYRILDNLESSLAEEVTN; encoded by the coding sequence ATGACAAACATTAATGTAAAGCATGAGAAAGCCAGCCAAAGAAGCGTCAATCAAGTAAAGCCCATTCTTGTTTATCTTACCTGTATATATGTTATAACTTGGTACTTACAGCTGGGTTTAAGGGTAGACATCCTTGGCAAGATTCGTTTTGAGTTTATTTTAGGTGTATTCCTGATAATAAGTGCAGTCATTCATGCGTCTAATTCTAGGGATAAGCCTAGCCCTTTAACCCCTTACATTTACATGTATATATTCACACTTCTTTTTAGTATTGTATTTTCTTATGATCGGTCCCATTCAATAGATATTTTTGTTGACCGTGTAGTAAAGTTTTCAATGCTTGCCTTATTCATAAGTAGTTTTATTAGAAACACATGGGCTCTCAAACTTTTTTTGGCTGCTTTTTTACTCGCATGCTTCAAAATGGGGCAAGAAGGGTTTCTAGGTTGGTACACAGGTTCGCTAGTTTGGCAAAACCAAGGAATTATGAGACTCCATGGATCAACTCCACTATATCTACACCCAAACTCATTTGCAGGCATGGCGTTGGGTACTCTGCCCTTTATTTACTTTCTTTTTCCACTAGCCAGTAAAACGATTAAGGTTTTCTTTGCGTGTCTTACAATTTTCTCACTGGTAATCATAATTTTTTCAGGCTCTAGAACTGCATACGTAGGCTTGGCAGTCGTTATTTTTTACGCTATTTTTAAGACAGGGCTTTCAAAAAAATATTTAATTATTATGCTCTTTGGACTTTCTATCTCTGCTTCATTTATACCCGATAGTTATATTGAGCGTTTTGAATCGATATTCACAGGGAAGGAAAAAGAAGGCAACTCTTCTGGAGCGAGACTCAAAATTATTGAAGACGCTATCGAGATTTATTTAAGCCACCCACTAGGCGTTGGCGTTGCTGCATTCCCTAAAGTTAGGACAGATACATTCGGCCGAACACAAGATACTCACAACTTATACCTTGAGGTTTTAACAAATATTGGAATTCAAGGTTTTATCATCTTTTTCTTACTCGTTTATAATACTATAAAGCTAAATAAAATAAACATAGCGAAAACGAAGCATTTATTAGGGAAGTCTAAATTAATAAATGGTAATTCAGAAAATACTATAGAATTAAAAATACTTGCTGCAACAAGTCAAGCATTGGTTTTATTTCTCTTGATTCGATTAACCCTTGGTCTATTCGGCATGGACCTGTATGAAATATATTGGTGGCTTGCCATCGGACTAACGATTTCAATATATCGGATATTAGACAATCTTGAGAGTTCTTTAGCTGAAGAAGTCACAAATTAG
- a CDS encoding acyltransferase — MIEKGAEVSIGRRTRIHGSCIHATESIRIGENCLIAANCHIIDNNGHDLCFPNVDARIHSKGSSRPVTIGNNVWIGANTFILPGVTIHDGSVVAANSVVSSDVPSMSLVGGNPAKLIRSFN, encoded by the coding sequence TTGATAGAAAAGGGGGCAGAAGTATCTATAGGGCGCCGAACTCGCATACACGGAAGTTGTATACATGCGACAGAATCTATACGAATTGGGGAGAATTGTTTAATTGCAGCAAATTGTCACATTATTGATAATAATGGTCATGATTTATGCTTTCCAAATGTTGATGCCCGAATACACTCAAAGGGAAGTAGTCGACCAGTGACTATTGGAAATAATGTTTGGATTGGGGCGAATACTTTTATTTTGCCAGGGGTAACCATACATGATGGATCTGTTGTAGCAGCAAACAGTGTAGTGAGTAGTGACGTACCTTCAATGTCGTTGGTTGGAGGGAATCCCGCCAAATTAATAAGGAGTTTTAACTAA
- a CDS encoding GNAT family N-acetyltransferase, whose protein sequence is MEEVKAIPSSTKLKEDKLELLKSSTADPLFNSPILQDLWWTIWGKPNNFKLQEIYILRAGQLAAWLPLYIDAFKIKKVVNIRRLQFVGTNYQNIVTPRVEYIDIVAGKGSNAEKAEAVSELNNVEWDDFIVRDTYVDGVLSSLLIKEALRRKWLVRTIHEDVAYSIDCTGSAKNYFASRGKNTRLKIFNRRTLLATIGTVEIKNYFPDKIDVFFDIMERFHKLRWGDVFSTNSLLFHKSLIHELAERGATINLSALMVNNVCESVVYDIQYFNKVYNIQSAYNESFHKKISLGSLHLGYSIENAFDNTSVSNYDFLAGGGKNTYYKKSLATTEVRLHSLQIVRSLKLKLMYLVKGYADRIARLLK, encoded by the coding sequence ATGGAAGAAGTAAAAGCGATACCAAGTAGCACTAAACTTAAGGAAGACAAGCTGGAGCTATTAAAGTCTTCAACTGCTGACCCTCTATTCAACAGCCCAATACTACAAGATCTTTGGTGGACCATTTGGGGTAAGCCTAACAACTTCAAGTTACAGGAAATTTATATTCTACGGGCTGGTCAGCTAGCCGCATGGCTGCCGTTGTATATTGATGCATTTAAAATTAAAAAGGTTGTCAATATACGTCGCCTCCAATTCGTTGGTACTAATTATCAAAATATTGTAACGCCTCGGGTAGAATACATTGACATCGTAGCAGGTAAGGGGAGTAACGCAGAAAAAGCCGAAGCAGTATCTGAACTTAATAATGTAGAGTGGGATGATTTTATTGTAAGAGACACATATGTTGATGGCGTTTTATCAAGCCTTTTAATAAAAGAGGCGCTTAGGCGTAAATGGCTTGTGCGAACTATACATGAAGATGTGGCGTACTCTATTGACTGTACAGGTAGTGCAAAAAACTACTTTGCCTCGAGAGGTAAAAATACAAGGTTGAAAATTTTTAACAGGCGGACATTGCTAGCTACGATAGGGACTGTTGAAATTAAAAACTACTTCCCTGATAAAATAGATGTCTTTTTTGACATTATGGAGAGATTTCATAAATTACGGTGGGGGGATGTATTTTCAACTAATTCTCTTTTATTTCATAAGAGTCTTATACACGAATTAGCTGAAAGGGGCGCTACAATTAACCTTTCTGCGTTGATGGTTAATAATGTTTGTGAGTCTGTTGTGTATGACATTCAATATTTTAATAAAGTTTACAATATTCAGTCTGCATATAATGAGAGCTTTCATAAAAAAATATCATTAGGTAGTTTGCACTTAGGCTACTCGATTGAAAATGCTTTCGACAATACTTCTGTTAGTAATTATGACTTTTTGGCTGGAGGTGGAAAGAATACTTATTATAAAAAAAGTTTAGCTACAACTGAAGTCAGGTTACACTCATTACAAATTGTAAGATCACTGAAGTTGAAATTGATGTACTTAGTCAAAGGCTATGCAGACCGTATTGCTAGACTGTTAAAATAA
- a CDS encoding ATP-grasp domain-containing protein, which translates to MKTSLVILKNSVGGFPQLLDEVESILTPHFYSALNTDNINVVEALYVQYEELVVPLLKIEDNKVFIFYCSSQHSSYYNYIFDIMMDAQSRGAILIPSLDHLKSHENKFYQELYKARLTIPTPKSWLLGSIEDIAYLVRSGLDFPVIAKLPQGFGSKTVSKINSLEDLLDYSRTHLTPTVKPRKNIFKYKKSLKKYKDKYPTNTGSIVLQEFIPQQTHDWKVLVIGNKVFSLKRYTRDNDFRASGSGNFSGDELPSLELVDFAYNVKQKLKTPWVSMDIIESPRGYLIIEYQCIHFGPYTVTSSKQHYLLEDNSWRLVKAPAIYEEELATSLISTIRGESSELAVK; encoded by the coding sequence ATGAAAACTAGCTTGGTCATACTTAAAAACTCTGTCGGTGGGTTCCCTCAGTTACTAGATGAAGTTGAATCAATTTTAACACCTCATTTTTATAGTGCTTTAAACACTGATAACATTAATGTTGTAGAGGCGCTATATGTTCAGTACGAAGAATTAGTCGTCCCTTTATTAAAAATAGAAGATAATAAAGTTTTTATATTTTATTGTAGCTCGCAGCACTCTAGTTATTATAATTATATTTTTGACATCATGATGGATGCTCAAAGCCGTGGCGCGATACTTATCCCCTCTCTAGATCATTTAAAAAGTCATGAAAATAAATTCTATCAAGAATTATATAAAGCTAGATTAACAATACCTACTCCAAAGTCTTGGCTATTGGGAAGTATTGAAGATATAGCATATTTAGTTCGGAGCGGGCTTGATTTTCCTGTTATTGCTAAGTTACCACAGGGGTTTGGTAGTAAAACTGTTTCCAAAATCAATTCTCTTGAAGATTTGCTCGATTATAGTCGTACGCACTTAACGCCAACCGTTAAACCTCGTAAAAACATATTTAAATATAAAAAGTCTCTCAAAAAATATAAAGATAAATACCCTACAAACACAGGCAGTATCGTCTTACAAGAGTTTATTCCACAGCAAACCCATGACTGGAAGGTGTTAGTGATCGGTAATAAAGTCTTTTCTTTAAAGAGATATACCAGAGATAATGACTTTAGAGCTTCAGGTAGTGGAAATTTTTCTGGCGATGAGCTCCCTTCTTTGGAGTTGGTTGATTTTGCATACAACGTAAAACAAAAATTAAAAACACCTTGGGTGTCGATGGATATCATAGAGTCCCCTAGAGGTTATCTCATTATTGAGTATCAATGTATCCATTTTGGGCCATATACGGTCACTTCAAGCAAACAACATTATTTACTTGAAGATAATAGTTGGCGTTTAGTTAAAGCCCCCGCAATTTATGAAGAAGAGTTGGCGACTAGTCTCATCTCAACTATTAGGGGTGAGAGTTCAGAGTTGGCTGTTAAGTAA
- a CDS encoding glycosyltransferase family 2 protein: MPSKGYQPRVSIVIPVYNAEKYLVKTLNSILDQSYKNIEVILVDDCSTDRSKAVIEPFLNDTIKYYCESKNNGGPAVPRNTGIRKSKGDLVMLFDSDDIMLSGKVEKSVSAFMASPNVGLVCTGFQSIGLNGELLNEDYLSDYQTFRVDFTPVSNGEYKLSSPDAYKALCLSNFVGTSSVVIPRKVFEDVGYFDEALSNCDDADMWYRIALKYDFLFIDHILHQYRINPGGISSRGGKNALSRIVVHEKQLKLEQNKENLLAINCSLVRNYLSLARFYIDTNRSLDARKLIIKAFCITPSISAVKLFIKTFV; the protein is encoded by the coding sequence GTGCCATCTAAAGGTTATCAGCCAAGAGTTTCGATTGTTATACCTGTTTACAACGCTGAGAAGTATCTAGTTAAAACACTAAACTCGATTTTAGACCAGAGTTATAAAAATATCGAGGTTATACTGGTTGATGACTGCTCTACAGATCGTTCTAAAGCTGTCATCGAGCCGTTTTTGAATGACACCATTAAGTATTACTGCGAGAGTAAAAATAATGGAGGTCCTGCTGTACCTAGAAATACTGGTATAAGAAAATCTAAAGGTGATCTGGTGATGCTCTTTGATTCAGATGACATCATGTTATCTGGTAAGGTTGAAAAAAGCGTAAGTGCATTTATGGCTAGTCCAAACGTTGGTTTGGTTTGTACTGGCTTTCAATCAATTGGATTAAATGGTGAGTTGTTAAATGAAGATTATTTATCAGATTATCAAACTTTCAGAGTAGATTTCACTCCTGTATCAAATGGAGAATATAAGCTATCGAGTCCTGATGCTTATAAAGCTTTATGTTTATCTAATTTCGTTGGTACTTCGAGTGTAGTTATACCAAGAAAAGTATTTGAAGATGTTGGTTACTTTGATGAAGCATTGAGTAATTGTGATGATGCTGATATGTGGTATCGAATTGCGCTTAAATATGACTTCTTATTTATTGATCACATATTACACCAATACCGAATTAATCCAGGTGGTATAAGTTCGAGAGGTGGTAAAAATGCCCTTAGCAGAATTGTTGTTCATGAAAAGCAACTTAAACTAGAACAAAATAAAGAAAATTTATTGGCCATTAATTGTTCCTTGGTTCGAAACTATTTAAGTCTGGCAAGGTTTTACATCGATACTAATCGTTCATTAGATGCAAGAAAGCTGATTATAAAAGCTTTTTGCATAACGCCATCGATTTCAGCAGTTAAGTTGTTCATCAAAACTTTTGTGTAA
- a CDS encoding oligosaccharide flippase family protein, with the protein MSSTLSSRFLKSSALRIVETFLGIIIGFFMLPFMVASLGEHLYGIWIIVSSITGALYIFDLGFATAVTRYISKSLAVDDRKETSKIVSSAFFIYFILALVIMVVSLAASFFATHWDVDADNANLVQILVIITGVNIALEFPFKAFSGIAAYHMRYDLLALSRIVFKILSTAAIVWAVMTGYQLIAIALIGLLASILSNFTFYFIAKYLEPNVNVKFSYIDKAIIKSLSGYSAWVFFIDMSRMLKERGDLWVIGYLLSAAQLTVYYVALRLVDYAVQILVSAVNMTTPLITADYAKGDIKALVQKIYLFSRLNSILALITIFGFVLFAQEVFQFWMGGTFDASTAYTICCIVLFGKMLAFANSPVANALMAINKPRTLSIITAGEAVVSLTATFLLVYYYGLEGAALGVVFPLLFTRTVLIHLCLQRDIDFSILTIYRNLLKSAAVLAVPFCTVLYIKSQLLSDISFAYFIGLIGLFVLMTYLSISFMFTKKEQEALSHVLPSKLYRLLFGVRLALAHHQRVERNS; encoded by the coding sequence ATGTCATCAACGTTATCATCTCGTTTTTTAAAAAGCTCAGCTCTTAGGATAGTAGAAACCTTTCTTGGCATCATAATTGGCTTTTTTATGCTGCCGTTTATGGTTGCGAGCCTAGGGGAGCATCTTTATGGTATCTGGATTATTGTGTCTAGTATTACTGGGGCCCTTTATATATTTGATCTTGGGTTTGCTACTGCGGTAACACGCTATATATCAAAGTCTCTCGCTGTAGATGACAGAAAAGAAACCAGCAAAATTGTCTCTTCGGCTTTTTTTATCTACTTTATTCTTGCGCTGGTAATAATGGTTGTATCGCTAGCGGCTAGTTTTTTTGCAACTCATTGGGACGTTGATGCTGATAACGCCAATCTAGTTCAAATATTGGTCATTATTACAGGCGTTAATATTGCTCTGGAATTTCCATTCAAAGCGTTTTCTGGCATCGCGGCTTATCACATGCGTTATGACTTATTAGCGCTTTCACGTATCGTTTTTAAAATATTGTCTACGGCTGCTATTGTCTGGGCTGTTATGACAGGCTACCAATTAATTGCCATCGCATTAATTGGTTTATTGGCATCGATTTTATCTAACTTTACGTTTTATTTTATAGCTAAATATCTTGAGCCCAATGTTAATGTAAAGTTTAGTTATATCGATAAAGCTATCATTAAATCGTTATCAGGCTATAGCGCTTGGGTGTTTTTCATAGACATGTCTCGAATGTTAAAAGAACGGGGCGATTTATGGGTTATAGGGTATTTATTGAGCGCTGCTCAGTTGACGGTTTACTATGTTGCATTACGGTTAGTCGATTATGCGGTACAGATACTGGTTAGTGCGGTCAATATGACCACACCATTAATCACCGCGGATTATGCCAAAGGGGATATTAAAGCGCTGGTACAAAAAATTTACCTGTTTAGTCGTTTAAATTCGATATTGGCGCTTATTACGATTTTTGGCTTTGTCCTTTTTGCTCAAGAAGTATTTCAGTTCTGGATGGGGGGTACATTTGATGCCTCAACAGCATATACCATCTGTTGTATTGTATTATTCGGTAAAATGTTAGCTTTTGCTAACTCCCCTGTAGCGAATGCGTTAATGGCTATTAACAAACCCCGCACTTTGTCAATTATAACGGCAGGTGAAGCCGTAGTGTCGCTGACCGCAACTTTTTTATTGGTTTATTACTATGGCCTAGAGGGGGCGGCGTTAGGCGTTGTTTTCCCGCTTTTATTTACCCGTACGGTGTTAATTCACTTATGCCTACAGCGTGATATAGACTTTTCTATTCTTACTATTTATCGCAACCTCCTAAAGAGTGCCGCGGTGTTGGCCGTTCCGTTTTGTACGGTTTTGTATATAAAGTCACAACTACTTAGCGATATATCGTTCGCTTACTTTATTGGGTTGATTGGCTTATTTGTGTTAATGACTTACCTGTCTATCTCGTTTATGTTTACGAAGAAAGAGCAAGAGGCCTTGAGCCATGTTTTGCCTAGTAAGTTATACCGTTTGTTATTTGGTGTTAGGCTCGCGTTGGCTCACCATCAGCGAGTAGAAAGGAATTCATAG
- a CDS encoding glycosyltransferase family 2 protein, translating to MKISIVIPTYNSAAYITETLNSLIEQAYADQEIIVVDDGSTDNTPAIMAAFTNRYSFISYTVIENNGGPAKPRNVGIGLATGDVVFLFDSDDIALPGKFTEAMKVFEQEPSVGMVTTNFSIVDSDAKNIVRNRMIDDYVSLQSILGRKITDNAYFVESSDAFAALISANYVGTPGVGIRKEILAKIGGFDETLRHIDDREMWLRVAYETNIGYISEPSFLYRNHEQSISKKRSSLQSKERLMVAKKLERLPKSQQASKNLKVFKSKNYYELGMAMLKQPNARLDAFNCFFNSFLCRPHVAAFKGLIKAIIGRKY from the coding sequence ATGAAAATATCAATTGTAATACCCACTTATAATTCGGCTGCCTATATAACAGAGACGTTAAACTCGTTGATAGAGCAAGCGTATGCCGATCAAGAAATTATTGTTGTGGATGATGGCTCTACAGATAATACGCCAGCTATTATGGCGGCGTTTACTAATCGTTATTCATTTATCAGTTATACAGTGATTGAAAATAACGGTGGGCCTGCTAAACCTCGAAATGTCGGTATAGGCTTAGCGACAGGTGATGTTGTCTTTCTGTTTGATTCTGATGATATTGCATTGCCGGGTAAATTTACAGAGGCTATGAAGGTGTTTGAGCAAGAGCCTTCCGTTGGCATGGTGACAACCAATTTCTCAATTGTGGATAGTGACGCTAAGAACATTGTAAGAAATAGAATGATCGATGATTATGTTTCTTTGCAGTCAATATTAGGCCGTAAAATTACAGATAATGCCTATTTTGTTGAATCTAGTGATGCATTTGCGGCATTGATTTCAGCTAATTATGTAGGAACACCCGGCGTAGGAATAAGAAAAGAAATACTGGCAAAAATAGGCGGTTTTGATGAAACATTAAGACATATTGATGACCGAGAAATGTGGTTGAGAGTGGCCTATGAAACCAATATTGGTTATATCTCCGAACCTAGTTTTTTGTATAGAAACCATGAGCAGAGCATTTCTAAGAAACGTTCGAGTCTTCAATCTAAAGAACGATTAATGGTTGCCAAAAAGTTAGAGCGGTTACCTAAGTCTCAACAAGCCTCTAAGAATCTCAAGGTGTTTAAATCAAAGAATTATTATGAGCTTGGAATGGCTATGCTTAAACAGCCAAATGCTCGCTTGGATGCATTCAACTGTTTTTTCAATAGCTTTTTATGCCGGCCTCATGTCGCTGCATTTAAAGGCTTAATCAAAGCAATAATCGGGCGGAAATACTAA
- a CDS encoding CDP-glycerol glycerophosphotransferase family protein → MKQKVITLLKKFDDIVHENFGPIRVMFVITNKFGLMCQLPLIKQMVKDSRFKVYITSVNRPSINNPVHDELVDTYFISPQKASLTKIHYVIYTDMPHLYFKRNCLKVSMSHGAAFGITDYTEKQSCHPEVDIVFGIGRSFRDKIEEYKPGTISNEKKLFFPTGFMKTDNLINKKQNRDKILASLGLDPNKQTILIASHWTESSILRTLESAIAEQISTDYPDHNVIQTAHEKIWTNPRLSNKESSEHFDSQALINQLQRVEQTCANFKLVRRSQIQPLLSIADAFVTDLSSVIVEYSLLDRPILFYNATDEVFTDPTTLKLYKDASTSFTQIDEIKPLLDQQLQNPALKSVGRRALADYFLDNQGEATKASIETLLRMGRMSSRNSRKWRRALNLSKAT, encoded by the coding sequence ATGAAGCAAAAAGTTATTACGTTACTTAAAAAGTTCGACGATATTGTTCATGAGAACTTTGGCCCTATTCGTGTCATGTTTGTAATAACCAATAAGTTCGGTTTAATGTGCCAGCTACCGCTCATTAAACAAATGGTTAAAGACTCTCGATTCAAAGTCTATATCACTTCAGTTAATAGACCTTCTATAAATAACCCTGTGCATGATGAACTGGTCGATACCTATTTTATATCACCTCAAAAAGCGTCGTTGACCAAAATTCACTACGTCATTTATACCGATATGCCCCATTTATATTTTAAGCGAAATTGTTTGAAAGTATCAATGTCTCATGGTGCAGCTTTTGGTATTACTGATTACACAGAAAAGCAATCTTGCCACCCTGAAGTCGATATTGTATTTGGTATAGGCAGAAGCTTTAGAGACAAAATAGAAGAATATAAGCCGGGCACTATATCGAATGAAAAGAAGTTATTCTTCCCTACTGGCTTCATGAAAACAGACAACTTAATCAATAAAAAACAAAACCGAGATAAAATATTAGCAAGTTTAGGGTTAGACCCCAATAAGCAAACGATATTAATAGCGTCTCATTGGACTGAATCATCGATTCTACGAACACTCGAGTCAGCGATTGCCGAACAAATATCAACGGATTACCCAGACCATAACGTTATTCAAACCGCCCATGAAAAAATATGGACTAACCCCAGGTTGAGCAATAAAGAGTCGAGTGAACATTTTGACTCTCAAGCACTCATCAACCAATTGCAGCGCGTTGAACAAACATGTGCGAACTTTAAATTAGTGAGACGCAGCCAGATTCAACCACTGTTATCCATCGCCGATGCGTTTGTGACCGATCTAAGCTCTGTCATTGTTGAATATAGCTTACTCGACCGCCCTATTCTTTTTTATAACGCAACCGATGAAGTCTTCACCGACCCAACAACATTAAAGCTCTACAAAGATGCCTCAACAAGCTTTACCCAAATTGATGAAATAAAACCGCTTTTAGATCAACAACTGCAAAACCCAGCGCTCAAGAGCGTAGGTAGAAGAGCGCTAGCAGATTACTTTTTAGATAACCAAGGCGAAGCTACAAAAGCATCAATTGAGACACTGTTGCGTATGGGTAGAATGTCATCAAGAAACTCAAGAAAATGGCGGCGAGCGTTAAACCTCAGTAAGGCTACCTAA